AGTTATATGTCCTCTTTAATGAATGGAATGTGATatgttattaaaagaaaaaaaaagtcatgCAAAGTAGCAAGCGGGTACATATAAGCAGAGGGATACTGTGCATAGGGCtacaaataaacaataatattcgACAACCACTCAAGATCCCCTCGGTGTCGAGTTGACTTGATTTTGTTTATCAACTAATACAGTTCGAATTGACTTGTATAAGCTTGTATAAACCCAACTAATTTAGTATCTAACAATTTTTAGAGTATTATCTCTATATTTATAATGAGAATATTTATGACATTTAAAGAGATTAGAGAAAACTATATTCCTACCACTAAATATGCTATTGAATCATTataaagtgtatatatattttataaaaaactattaataaaagttaaaaactttatttattaaaatttatagataaaattataaagaGAAGTGACACCCTTACAATCGAATTACCATCCATTTACAATTCttagtaatataatattttttcaatatttaaatccatcaaattaaaataaaagtcaaactaaaatttcaaaaaatatattattttaatagttgtgaatAAATAGTAGAGTAGTAGTTAGTTGTCATTTTTCTTCCCAATTTGTGTAAGAGCTACTCTTTTCTACCCTTGActacagagagaaaaaagagatgATGCGCCAGCCAATCCTTAACCGAAACATGTCCGTTGTCCACCACAGTCCACCGCATATGTACAACTGGCAAGATGTTAGAGAGACAAAACAATCACTTCAGAAAACAAAtacaaactaataaaaattcttaaatttgttatgaaactaaaagagaaatgatattacaagagagagaggatattgcaagagaaatagttgttattcaaatgcaaaatttgataatatacaagtgaatgatacccatatatataggagtacaaatgaGTAGATATagcttaagtcttaattgatagCTAAAGATGGGTCATAATTGATGGCTCAATGGTCATAATTAATGGTTAAATATTGGTCTTAATTGATAGCttaatggtcttaattaatggctatgTATGGTCATACaataagtttataacactccccctttggatgaccatacataaagaatatatctcgttaaaaccttgccaaagaaaaacccagagggaaaaaaccaatggcgaaggaaaaagagtacaatattcatgtatatcaccaagtgttttaagattgcctcattaaaaccttgcaaaggaaaacccagtgggataaaaccttagtgaatgaaaaaaagtacaatcagcacaagtcttcaagacattactccccctaaaaagtgtatgataataggtcttcaagtcttCTCATTCCAATGttttgcacaatcttcttaaatgttgtagttggtaatgcttttatGAATAAATCTGTCAGGTTATCACTTGACTGTATCTACTTGatattaatttcacatttctcctgaaattcatgggtataaaagaatttaagtgaaatatgtttggttttatcacctttgatatatccccctctaatttgagtaatacaaacaatattattttcgtataaaattgttggactatcattaatcactggaaaaCCACAcctttcttgaatatgttgaatcactgatcttagccaaatgcattctcgacttgcctcatgaattgcaatgatctctgagttaTTTGAAaaggtagcagatagtgtttgcttgATATATCTatatgatatagcagaattttcataagtaaatacatatccagtttgagatctacctctgtgtggatctgaaagataacctacATTcatatatccaactaattgtagacttgaaccatgttgataaaataatctcatatcaaccgtacctcggaGGTGTCGAAGGACATGTTTAATGTCACTCCAATGTTTTCGAGTTTGTACGGAACTATAtattgcaagtaaattaactgaaaatgcaatatcaggtcGAGTGTAATTTACAAGATACACCAGGGTTCCAATTGCATTGAAATAAAGTATTTCAAAACCAAGAATTTtttcatcgtcttcacaaggatgaaatggatcttttttgcacatcaagtgatcgaacaaccattggagtactcaggggatgagatttgtccatgtaaaagtgtttcaagactttctctgtataatttgactgatgaatgagaattccattttgcAAATGTTcaagctgcaggccgagacaaaatttcgttttgcctaGGTTCTTCATTTctaattcattctttaaatatgtagcagttattctgatctcttcaggagttccaacaagatttagatcattaACATAAACtgtaataataacaaatctggagtctgatttcttaataaaaacacatgggcatattggattattctcaaatccttctttccaTAGATATTCgttaaggcgtttataccacatgcgcccggattgctttaacccatataaagatatCTGaagataaaatacatatttctggatgtactcatattagaagttttaggcattttatatccttcagggattttcatgtatatgtcatgatctaatgatccatataaatatgcagtgactacattcatcaactgcatatccaatcctTTTGTAACTACCAAACTAATCAAAAATCTGAATGTAATTGCATTCATAATaagagagtatgtttcctcataatcaatccctgGTTTCTGCAgaaaaccttgtgcaacaagtcgtgctttatatcgcacaatttcatggCTCTCATTATACTTACGtttaaatacccatttatatccaacaggtattacaccctttggtgtttgtacaattgatctaaagacctctcgctttactagcaagtttaattcagcttcaataactgatttccattttggccagtcatttctacgtcgacattTTTTTACAGTTCTTGActtaatttcttcattacttctggtaatatcgagtgccattttatatgaaaatatgttgtcgacaacagttttatttctattcaaaatttctccggTACTCATGAAATATATCGAGATCTTGTTATTTTCAAGTACCTATCCattttcaagggaagacatttcattaaatacctcttcaggaggttctttttcaggagatttagtctcttcaggagcatcaattactcttatggcatGTGTTGTGGGTAtagactcttcaggagtaccaaattcattttgtatttttctcttccgaggaattttgtccttagcaccaataggtcGTCCACGCTTCAGGTGTATCTTAGACTCACCTATTGCTGTTTTGGTAACTtttccttcagggactgcaatccttgttAGAATATTAACAACATGAACATATGATTTTACTACATCTTTAGTAtcagtaaatacatccggtaattgatttgcaacactttgcaaatgaataatcttttgaatctCTAGTTTACATTCATTTGTACGATGATCAAATTGGAAAAGGATTTTATTTTCCTAAGTAATTTTCTGTCGtacttcaggcaccgacttctcattacctaatgttggaaaaatggattcgtcaaaatgacaatcctcaaaacgtgccttaaacatatcccctgtaagaggttcaagatatctaataatatatggAGAATccaacccaacatatatcccaagtttACGTTGatggcccatctttgtacgttgtggaggtgcaattagAACATATAccgtacatccaaaaatacgaagatgagagaaatatttggttgttgaccaaatgcaagctgtaatggaaaatatttgtgatatgttgATGGCCTAACTTGAATTAACGATGCTACATGAAATATAGCATGTCCctaagcagaaataggaagttttgatttcatgagtaaaggtctagcgattggTTGAaaccttttaattaatgattcagctaaaccattttgagtgtgtgtgtgggcaactgaatgttcaacatctattcctattgacatgcaatagttATCAAAAGCTTGATATGTAAATTCACATgtattatccaatcgaatagttttaattggatagtcagggaattgtgatcgtaatttaattatttgggcaagaagtttagcaaatgcaatatttctagtggaaagtagacaaacatgtgaccatcgacttgatgcatcaattaaaaccataaagtatCTAAACGGttcacttgatggttgaataggcttacatatatctccatgaatcctttgtaaaaaggATGGAGACTCAAAAACAacatttgagatagatggtttgataatcaatttaccttgagaaacatgcagagcatggatattcattgggtaggataattttctgattttttaggagatgcccatacgaattatcaattattcgtctcatcattattgatcccagatgtccaaggcgatcatgccaagccATAAATACTTTGGGGTCAATGCACTTCTGATGCATTACCACATGTGATTCGattgttctcatttctgtataatacaatccagatgagagagcagacagtttttctaatatgaGCTTCTGgcttgaaattattttagtaatgaaaaGATGCTCTTTATTGTCTTCGTTGGTGGTTTCAATATGATAACTATTACGACGTATAtccttaaaactcaataaatttcttttggatcgtaaagaaaatagagcatcatcaatacaaaatttggtgtcATTAGGCAACATAATATAAACTCtttcggagccttcaattaaaTTCGATGAACTAGATATGGTATGAACGTATgttttactcaatgttagattttgaaaatattttttattcttaagaattgtgtgagttgtaacACTGTTAGTTAGACATACATCTATATTATTCATCTCatagatagaaagttcatcagtaagactcatgattctacaaaatatataaaactttcattactacaaaacattgcaaaatataaaagaaaatttataataagataaagaaaatacattaattaaaaatgaacactttcatcaccaatcaaatgatcaactttaccactagaatcctcaaataaatcagaaatatcaagacttataatatcttctccatctatagaatctaaagcatctGATgattcagcaaaatttgtttcaaatttttttgttttttcttttataaaagtttggtataagtcaactaagtacTTAGCTGTACGATAGATACAAGActaatgtccagtcataccacatctatggtattcatcttcatttttctttaaaaatttgttttgatgaCCTTTACCCTTCTATGAGTtaaaccacttctggtggtacggtgtatatctattattatttcttttagtgtggtcgcttctaggacctccacttctatagtttttcctaccatgTCCACGCCCTCAGTTTCTTTGAAAATATGCACCATTCTCTTCTGAGAATGGtataaatctagtaccattcgcttcaaggaatgatatagaaccaatAGGACGTGATtggtaatttcttaataaaagctcattattttgctcagctaatagaatacaagatataagttcagaatattttttgaactttcgttcttgatactactgctgcaggagcacattcgatgcatgaaaagtagtatatgtcttctctaacaagtcatcatcagtgactttttcaccacataatttcaatagtgagctaattttaaagagtgcagagttatactcactaacactcttgaagtcttgcatcCTTaagtgcatccaatcatgatgagtttttgggaggattacagttttctggtgctCATATCTCttccttaaatcattccacaaaataagtggatctttcaccgtgagatgctcagtttttaattcttcatgaagatggtgccgaaggaaaatcattgtctTATAGTAGTCCTGccgggacccttgatttccttctctaattgtatctcccaagtTCATtacatccagatggatctcagtaTCAAGGATccaaaacaaataatttttttcaaaaatgtaAAGAGCAatgaattcaaattttgtaaaatttgacattttctacgtatataaatcaggaatataagtatgtttatattataaataagaaatacttttacaaaatcaagagaataaacatagagttttcatcaagtaataataagtaatgtaacatttcatattcattttggaaactacaaaaatatattgaaaaacttacttgaagtagatgACTACTAACTTCAAAATTGTCAAAACTTTTGTGCTGATAATGtgttatgaaattaaaagagaaatgatattgcaagagaaagagttgttattcaaatgtaaaacttgatgatatacaagtgaatgatacccatatatatagaagtacaAAGGAGTATGTATAGtttaagtcttaattgatggctaaggATAGATTTTAATGTATGGTCAATAAGAGGGGAgataaatgagtttttgttatCATGCATGCGGGTGTAAAATGAAATTTTCTATTCCTCTTACATGGCAGCACTTCATTGACGGGTGTAAAAATTGAAAAGGCACTTGTCCGACCTTGaacttttttctaatttaaattaTCCGATTCACctgattagttttttttttttttccttctcacgACTAGTTGAGATAGAAACTATTTGATGGAATTATAGAGGGGTTattaaaatttccaaaatttataaAGGAAGGAAAGATGACAAATGTATTTTGCTTGCTTGTAAACTTGAGATGTCAATTCATCACTTATTGACACATCGTaagattaattataattataagaaaattaaaatgccaattttttttaattgtgaaaCTGTGCTGATgcgttaaaatataaatttgtaataaaaattttatttatatatattcgaggaaaaaaaaaaaaaaaagagcctaGGGAGTTGGAAGGAAGGAAGAGCATCGCCCAGGTTGGATTCCCCCAAAATTGATATTGCTCGAAGGACCTATGACCGATTCCATCGAATAGGCAGGCTATCCCGGTATTTTCCCATATTTAGCCTGTGTGGTCAACTTGTCCAACTTCTCACCAGTCACGACCGGTTCTTCCGGTGGGAAGTAATACTTACTCAATCCTTTCTTGCCCAAACAACCAATGGCGCCCAATGTTCTTGTCAGTAAAACATATATCCGCGCAAACGCTATTGCACCACGTTCTCGATTAAACCAAAACAAATACTCGCTCCAAATCCACatactttttatattattattattagatcattagcataattaattattttaaaaaatttatactatattattcctgtgatataatttaatttctaaaatataatttttaaaatttagttttaaattaaattataacaatGTGACGTGAAGATTAAACATTCCTCAAGcctgaaaaatttaaaaaaaaaaaaaaaacaggagtTTACCGACTGAGTGGAAGCGAGTACATTTCCCGGTCAATTTCTAagataatatatcatatttttttcctatataataACTCTTATTTGTTCGataatcatttaatttataaaaaaatataattacaaatacatacactaatatttatattaatttattgtaattaattaaaaaataaattttattaaaaataatattaatttaaattttaaatataaaaaaattaatattaatatgtaaattaatacgcaactttatttataagtaataaaattcttaatttatactataaaaaaatttaaaaaaaaataaaatatcctctatatacatacatatattcaTACAGCGTTTGCTGTCTCGTCCTAGAAATCCAGAAGGACCATAACACCCCTGAACTTCCCTCGggcctcctttctctctctttccagtTCCAATCTATCTGGCCGTCCTTTAACGCGTTCACTCACGCGTATACTTTGTCGTTCCTCTGCAGGGGTTCCCATATATATAAACACCTCTCACCTCCCCTCAAATGGCAGATGCAGGAAAGTCTCAGCAAATTCTCACTCCTTCCCTCCCATTCTTCTTTCTCTGCATCTCTACCTTCCTTCCTCTCCAATCCGAatcttgtattttctttttcttttaaaataaaacaacttctactattcttttagtagaaaatatataattctTCCTTCATAGGATTAAAATGCGTTCCTTGGAGGACGAACTGTTCCCCTCAACGCCGGGAAAGTTCAAGATCGAGCGCGCCCACACCATGAACCGTCAGTTCCACCGGTGTTTCGCTTCCACCAGCACTATGTTCTTGTGGGCCCTCTTCTTGATTGCCCTCACCGCCTCCTATTTGAGTTTCCAGAGTTTCGTCGATTCTGGTAGTCGATACTTGTCCGCCTCCTGGGGCGGTATCCAGTGGGAGAAGCAGGTCCGTAATTCCGCCCAGATCCACCGATCTGGCGGCATGTCCGTCCTCGTTACCGGCGCTGCCGGTTTCGTCGGTTCCCACGTCTCCCTCGCCTTAAAGAGACGCGGAGACGGCATCGTTGGACTCGATAATTTCAACAACTACTACGACCCCTCGTTAAAGAAGGCCCGCAAGTCCCTCCTCAACACCCACGGTATCTTCGTAGTCGACGGTGACGTGAACGACGCCAGACTCCTGGACAAGCTCTTGGATGTGGTGGCTTTCACGCACGTGATGCATTTAGCGGCTCAGGCCGGTGTAAGGTACGCCATGGAGAACCCTCAATCCTACGTCCATAGCAACATCGCGGGGCTCGTTACCCTTCTCGAGACGTGCAAGTCCGCGAATCCCCAGCCAGCGATCGTCTGGGCCTCCTCGAGTTCCGTGTACGGACTCAACGAGAAGGTGCCGTTCTCGGAGTCGGATCGGACAGACCAACCAGCGAGTCTCTACGCTGCCACGAAGAAAGCGGGCGAGGAAATCACCCATACTTACAACCACATTTACGGCCTCTCCATCACCGGATTGAGGTTTTTCACGGTGTACGGACCATGGGGGAGACCCGATATGGCTTACTTCTCGTTTACGCGGAATATTCTTCAGGGAAAACCGATAACTATATACCGTGGCAAGAACAGGGTGGACTTGGCCCGAGACTTCACTTACATTGACGATATCGTGAAGGGTTGTTTGGGATCGTTGGACACGGCCGGGAAGAGCACCGGGTCGGGCGGGAAGAAGAGGGGGGCTGCTCCTTACCGGATTTACAATCTGGGGAACACATCGCCGGTGACTGTGCCGACACTGGTGAGCATCCTGGAGAGGCATTTGAAGAGGAAGGCGAAGAGGAACGTAGTGGACATGCCCGGTAACGGAGACGTACCGTACACGCACGCGAACATAAGCTCGGCTCGAAGTGAGATCGGGTACAAGCCCACAACCGATTTGCAAACGGGGTTGAAGAAGTTCGTTCGGTGGTACCTTTCGTATTACGGGTACAATCACGGAAAACCTGTAAAttgaaattttgttttcttttattttttgtgttggtCGGTTTATAGAATCTTCTTTTCCTTgacagagaaaaagaaaaagataaaaaaaaaaggaaaatagaagagCATATCCGgtaaagggcaaaaaaaaaaaaaaatacataatttacttttcttttttaactatGTGGTTGGGGTCTGGCCAGGAAAAGGACTTCCTCTCGTCTTCCCCGCTCCTAGTCTCACTGTTTTAGTAGGAgttgtattttttctttaaaagagaggtttgtataaaaaaattatttattgcttctcttttttggttatttctatctttataatatatgaaataaataggGTGGCTCTACAGTCTGAATTCTGTTCTCGCTAACgtgttttaaatgtttttaatatgtatatttttaatttttttaaaataaaaaaatttataatattataaaaaaatattattttaatcaataaataaaaaaaagtaaaaaatctcAATTGAATCAGGAGAGCTTCCCGAGATATTTTGGTGAGGGGATGGACCCAATGCATGTAGTTACGGCAGGCATTGAATCCGGCTAAATCTTGGGGTCAGATTCCCATCAGATCCTCTATAGATCCAGCTGTAAAAGTCACTGTAACACGTGTTTTTATAAGTTGCTGGCCGACAATGAATGGAGATTTttcacttaaaaaataataatacgaTAAATCTATTAACAATGCTTTAAGCCGCAGCTGTCTTTTATTTACTTCGTTTCAGCTAACAAACAACTATTAAATTTGGCAGCTTTCCAattgcagcaagaaaattagTAAAGTGGGACAAGAATCCAATGAATTATAACGCATATTGTTCTACCGACATAATCTGGGGTGgatttgtctaaaaaaaaaaatagaaatcaaagaaaagaaagagacggTTGCTGTGGTAGTGGTGAAGAAATTAAAGTTAGGATTGTCTTAgagtatttttatcttatttttcatttttatctttataatttaatttaaaattatatttttttaaaaatttttttagattttatttatcttttaaaaattctctgcatcttatttttcatctctatctctattatattaaataatatttttttattctttttttattattttttttcacttctatttacaaatttaattatttaatattttttcttattttttaaactattactctagtgaatattttaaacaaaaatttaaattatttttttatgaatatgataatatttttaaaattaatttttttatattttcttaattaattaaattatttttaaaactataataaatatgagtatgagagaaagtgtagatgattgaaaaattatttattttatatattagaataaaatattgataaaaatgatttagagaATGAATAGTGAGTCTTCAAATATGGGAATTTACTATTTATTCTCTAaagattttttctaaaatagggATCTGAATGTGGGGTgtattttgatcaaaatttcaaaataaattttaaattataaagaatATGGTGCTTTAGAGAACTGGATGAGATGCTCTTAACTTAGCAAGACGTGAGAGTGAGTAGAAAGAGTTTCCCTCTTCTCTCTGGAAATTGTTTTTATACGAATTAGACGTCCATACTTTGCAACAGGAGGTATTCATACCATAGTTCTTTCTGTTATACTTATTTAATGGGACGTGATTTtcgaaaaaatatatttaatgtggtgtgactttttatcttgttttgtcAGGAGATTTGCGCTATCTAGTTCTTTGTTCTTCTCTAGCTAGAAGATTTTTTGCCATTTGCATTTTCCTATCCACTCAAGACTATCTAGGATTCAATTTCGTTGAAGTGGCTTGTTCCATCATTTTTTACACGAGGGTGGTATTCCCACGCTATTCAGATAATAATCTATTAGGCTTTAATTGCGCTGATAGATCGCTCGATTGGCCTGGGCTCTCACAATATTGGGCTTAGGTTTTGACCAGGAAAAATCccttaataatattatttatctttatatattaaattatatatttagatacATAAAATGCCAAAATGGTACGAGTATAAAAGTTCATTTTtgatatatctatatctatacttATATTATAAGCAAGAATCGATTATCTACAGTAATGCTACAGTAATATACAGtaacttttcttttccattttaatattatgtattttatagtATTTGTCTTTTTTGCCCTTTTCGTTGGTCTTGTGTGTGTCCATGTATGTCCGTGTGGTTGGGGTTTTATTGTCATTTGGGGTTGGGGCTTTTTTATCATTTCGGTCCATGGGTTTAATTATTTTGCCTTTTTTGTTTCAATCATTACGAGTGTCCTTCGTCCGTTTGGTTTTTCTGGgttctttggttttctcttttcttctctcctctGTTTCATCTTCTCCGGCCATTTGTTTGATGTTGGTTCTTGcgttttgttgtttttgagTGTGTTTAGTTTGGTGTGGATTTGGTTTCGGTTGTTTTGGGTTTTCTGGGTTTTCGGATTTCATTTTGGGTGTGTTATTTTGGTGTTGTTTCCGTTTGCTTAGTTTAggttttttggttctttttttgtttctttgatcTGTTTCACCTTCTCCGGTGGTTTTTTTGATCTTGCTTTTCGAgttttgtgggtttttttttttgcatcttttCCGTTCGTTCTTGcgttttttgggtttttgtggGTCTTTTCGGTTCTCCCTTTGTTTTTGGTTGCGGGTGGGTTCGAAAGGGGAGAAAAATTGTGCCTTTTGTTggtgttggttgttgatttgtaGTTCTCATTGTTTGTGATTTTTCGGAGActtcaaaaaggaagaaaaatggaattttttttcctactgTTTGGTTGTTGGTGCCTTCGAAGAGGGAGAAAGCTTGTTCCTTTTTTCGATGTTGGTTGCTTATTTGTGCTTCTTATTGTTTGTGGTTTTAGGGAGAGTtcgaaaaggaagaaaaatgatgtttttctAGGCTacctgtttttgtttgtttat
This genomic window from Carya illinoinensis cultivar Pawnee chromosome 7, C.illinoinensisPawnee_v1, whole genome shotgun sequence contains:
- the LOC122316920 gene encoding UDP-glucuronate 4-epimerase 1, whose product is MRSLEDELFPSTPGKFKIERAHTMNRQFHRCFASTSTMFLWALFLIALTASYLSFQSFVDSGSRYLSASWGGIQWEKQVRNSAQIHRSGGMSVLVTGAAGFVGSHVSLALKRRGDGIVGLDNFNNYYDPSLKKARKSLLNTHGIFVVDGDVNDARLLDKLLDVVAFTHVMHLAAQAGVRYAMENPQSYVHSNIAGLVTLLETCKSANPQPAIVWASSSSVYGLNEKVPFSESDRTDQPASLYAATKKAGEEITHTYNHIYGLSITGLRFFTVYGPWGRPDMAYFSFTRNILQGKPITIYRGKNRVDLARDFTYIDDIVKGCLGSLDTAGKSTGSGGKKRGAAPYRIYNLGNTSPVTVPTLVSILERHLKRKAKRNVVDMPGNGDVPYTHANISSARSEIGYKPTTDLQTGLKKFVRWYLSYYGYNHGKPVN